A stretch of Aeromicrobium tamlense DNA encodes these proteins:
- a CDS encoding P-loop NTPase family protein: protein MTVISFVSAKGSPGVSTAVMGLAARWPEPVVVADLDPIGGDVATRERDADDNALDEQRGLVSLGAAVRSGDEVDLADHLQETSHGIDVLVGASGPRQAQSLGPAWPHLQRTLRAHSGDVLADAGRFIAGSPAGPVVEGSDAVVFLVRSEIAAVAHLRDRLSTVKEPWSLGRPGATRVGVAVVGDPRDQRAVDDIGRLLAASELDVTMLGTIAWDPKAAARGAASSSRAVQRSLFSRSLVDLVPRVRALAAPSTVAQEI from the coding sequence ATGACCGTGATCAGCTTCGTCTCCGCGAAGGGATCGCCGGGCGTGAGCACGGCCGTGATGGGCCTGGCCGCGCGCTGGCCCGAGCCGGTCGTCGTCGCCGACCTCGACCCGATCGGGGGCGACGTCGCCACGCGTGAGCGCGACGCCGACGACAACGCGCTCGATGAGCAGCGTGGCCTGGTCTCCCTCGGCGCGGCCGTCCGCTCCGGTGACGAGGTCGACCTGGCCGACCACCTGCAGGAGACCAGCCACGGCATCGACGTCCTCGTCGGCGCCTCGGGCCCGCGCCAGGCGCAGAGCCTCGGTCCGGCCTGGCCCCACCTGCAGCGCACGCTGCGTGCCCACTCGGGCGACGTCCTGGCCGACGCCGGCCGGTTCATCGCCGGCTCGCCCGCCGGTCCGGTGGTCGAGGGCTCCGACGCCGTCGTCTTCCTCGTCCGCTCCGAGATTGCCGCGGTCGCGCACCTGCGCGACCGGCTCTCCACCGTGAAGGAGCCCTGGTCGCTCGGCCGTCCCGGTGCCACCCGCGTCGGCGTCGCCGTGGTCGGCGACCCGCGCGACCAGCGCGCCGTCGACGACATCGGCCGGCTCCTCGCCGCGTCCGAGCTCGACGTCACGATGCTCGGCACGATCGCCTGGGACCCGAAGGCCGCCGCCCGCGGCGCCGCCTCGTCCTCGCGCGCCGTGCAGCGCTCCCTGTTCTCGCGGTCGCTCGTCGACCTGGTGCCCCGGGTCCGCGCCCTGGCCGCTCCGTCCACCGTCGCGCAGGAGATCTGA
- a CDS encoding SAF domain-containing protein → MSMRTSTDSVGDAVQDRQRARTARGVGGRAAPSAARPTPPRRRRPAVALLGVLLIVGGAALAGLLALRMDSRDPVLVVATDVPAGTEITRDMLRETNVATESDLIVPSGALSSVLGTYSRVPLVEGQLLDTTMLVRTNPLSGGQRAEVGVPLVEGRVPDDLDSGDLVRVVRIGEGETPSQPLALALVIRPPVSSGGGGVLGGGNDAKGSAATLLVPLEVADAIVDAAGNNRIGMSLVDRGVAVTDSDRLRSLASAR, encoded by the coding sequence ATGTCGATGCGCACCAGCACCGATTCGGTCGGCGACGCGGTCCAGGACCGTCAGCGCGCACGCACCGCTCGCGGGGTCGGGGGACGAGCCGCTCCGTCGGCCGCGCGTCCCACGCCGCCGCGCCGCCGCCGTCCGGCCGTGGCGCTGCTCGGCGTCCTGCTGATCGTCGGCGGTGCCGCGCTCGCCGGACTGCTCGCCCTGCGCATGGACTCGCGCGACCCCGTGCTGGTCGTCGCCACCGACGTGCCCGCCGGCACCGAGATCACCCGCGACATGCTCCGCGAGACGAACGTGGCCACCGAGTCCGACCTCATCGTCCCGTCGGGCGCGCTGTCGAGCGTGCTGGGCACGTACTCCCGCGTCCCGCTCGTGGAGGGTCAGCTGCTCGACACGACGATGCTCGTGCGCACCAACCCGCTCAGCGGTGGCCAGCGCGCCGAGGTCGGCGTGCCGCTCGTCGAGGGCCGCGTCCCCGACGACCTCGACTCCGGCGACCTCGTGCGCGTCGTGCGCATCGGCGAGGGCGAGACGCCCAGCCAGCCCCTCGCGCTCGCGCTCGTGATCCGTCCGCCGGTCTCCTCCGGTGGTGGCGGCGTCCTCGGCGGCGGCAACGACGCGAAGGGCTCGGCGGCCACGCTGCTCGTCCCGCTCGAGGTGGCCGACGCGATCGTCGACGCGGCGGGCAACAACCGCATCGGCATGTCGCTCGTCGACCGCGGGGTGGCGGTGACCGACTCCGACCGGCTCCGCAGCCTGGCGAGTGCGCGATGA
- a CDS encoding FtsK/SpoIIIE domain-containing protein: protein MRLLVTAEAASSGEIRDAIVAYSATSTVGDLESVLQQLFGMRSPHADVADVIDLDARRGGVDRTGPGVFLGSRRLDPADTLASAGIRHGVVVGLGGPSRHREREPQGLVEVRVSSGRGAGRVHRLGIGTWTIGSAGHCAIRVDGAPEVAARLEVDAQGRVVVTADESARDLTLPIPERREPPTEPIVLQASVATRTKRRFRRRKPGLSALQQGRQVDPSAPLPLVRLDREPVTASVTWAPGAVLGVADVLFELGSVSAPDASLSPSANGPELDYNRPPRLHPPARTREFSLPTEPKKPDKSPIPLVMMLSPMVMSGFMYWRTGSIFSLMFMILMPIMMLLNATGTRRQQKVRYQEQLAEFHRRRADVEKAAVKSLADERGQRRSIYPDPASVLLFATGPRARLWERRRWDPDFLELRLGTSDLPSDVVVKDSTREQHEGPLRWTAPDVPVIVPLAPTAVLGVCGPSDQCLSTTSWLIAQVAALHSPTDASVWVFTDRDNAAAWEWTKWLPHARTSEDHPRAARVALDEDDRASMISELTHLVDRRKELDTDEREALPSVVVVLDGARELRMAPGMTSLLKMGAFVHVYFICLDRTRRELPEECRAIVELHGDLLDLETTAERHIDAVRRDEVDGVWLERLGRAVAPIRDVSTEDLSSSLPAASRLLDVLSLDSPTGQDLVRRWAGGGRTTKAVIGEGLDGPFRIDVRADGPHGLIAGTTGSGKSELLQTIIASLAVGNRPDEFNFVLIDYKGGAAFMDCQHLPHTVGMVTDLDGHLTTRALESLGAELRRREHQLADAAAKDIEDYLAARQPGDEPMPRLLIIIDEFAALVAELPDFVTGLVDVARRGRSLGVHLILATQRPAGVVNAEIKSNTNLRIALRVTDANDSDDVIESKAAAEIPKSFPGRAYARLGHSSLTPFQSSRVGGRPAGTERAELRTRGFGVDELVAPPSAATSDEDDVSIPTDLATLVGAVREANELIGLEPMRKPWLPPLPETLVLDDLEAPTAPDIGAEPVIAPIVFGRGDLPHLQQQEVASWDLQNAGHLVIAGQSRSGRSWSLRAIAAAIARQTAPTDVHVFGIDAGNNALLPLVSLPHVGAVVTRTQIDRIFRLFDHLGRELTRRQQLLAEQGFADIGEQRAAVAGADRLPYLVVLLDRLEGFTSAFESVDGGVLLERLVGLLQEGVGAGIRIVIGADRSGVLGRYALLVDDRIVLSMSDPSDYSVVGLPTKQVPAHIPPGRGFRAGERPQEVQFAMLDASGEGTAQVRAIHELGRAVSERYGDIPRELRPHRIDELPVAISLDEALTLEPSEAALSPSFIPVGVGGDTLAFEGFDPLSTGPGFLVAGPPRSGRSSALVVPIGQHLAHRRDVLVIAPRRSPLRDLDDRRLQQFTGAEPIEEIREAIGRLRTQHLIVVDDFEVLGADSPIGQLLGETYGAMRDTPNAMIIAGGIDELGSVYRGLPSDLKRGRTGLILSPRASNDGDVLNARLPRSVGAAVPPGRGLLINPTGYRWVQVPKA from the coding sequence ATGCGATTGCTCGTCACCGCGGAGGCGGCATCGTCGGGGGAGATCCGAGATGCCATCGTCGCCTATTCCGCCACGAGCACGGTCGGGGATCTCGAGTCCGTGCTGCAGCAGCTCTTCGGGATGCGCAGCCCCCATGCCGACGTCGCGGACGTCATCGACCTCGACGCCCGGCGCGGCGGAGTCGACCGCACGGGTCCCGGCGTCTTCCTCGGCTCCCGCCGCCTCGACCCCGCCGACACCCTCGCGTCGGCCGGCATCCGCCACGGCGTCGTGGTGGGCCTCGGCGGTCCCAGCCGCCACCGCGAGCGCGAGCCGCAGGGCCTCGTCGAGGTGCGCGTCAGCTCGGGCCGCGGCGCCGGCCGCGTGCACCGCCTCGGGATCGGCACCTGGACGATCGGGTCCGCCGGCCACTGCGCGATCCGCGTCGACGGCGCCCCCGAGGTGGCCGCCCGCCTCGAGGTCGACGCGCAGGGCCGGGTCGTCGTCACCGCTGACGAGTCCGCGCGCGACCTCACCCTGCCCATCCCCGAGCGGCGCGAGCCGCCCACCGAGCCGATCGTCCTGCAGGCCAGCGTCGCCACCCGCACGAAGCGCCGCTTCCGCCGCCGCAAGCCCGGCCTCAGCGCCCTGCAGCAGGGACGCCAGGTCGACCCGTCCGCTCCCCTGCCGCTCGTCCGGCTCGACCGCGAGCCCGTCACCGCCTCGGTGACCTGGGCGCCGGGCGCCGTCCTGGGCGTCGCCGACGTGCTCTTCGAGCTCGGCTCGGTGAGCGCCCCGGACGCCTCGCTGTCGCCCTCGGCCAACGGTCCCGAGCTGGACTACAACCGTCCACCGCGACTGCACCCGCCCGCGCGCACCCGCGAGTTCTCGCTGCCCACCGAGCCGAAGAAGCCCGACAAGTCGCCCATTCCGCTGGTGATGATGCTGTCGCCGATGGTCATGAGCGGCTTCATGTACTGGCGCACCGGCTCGATCTTCTCGCTCATGTTCATGATCCTGATGCCGATCATGATGCTGCTGAACGCCACGGGCACGCGCCGCCAGCAGAAGGTCCGCTACCAGGAGCAGCTCGCCGAGTTCCACCGCCGCCGCGCCGACGTGGAGAAGGCCGCCGTGAAGTCGCTGGCCGACGAGCGGGGCCAGCGTCGCTCCATCTACCCCGACCCGGCCTCCGTGCTGCTGTTCGCCACCGGACCGCGGGCGCGCCTGTGGGAGCGCCGTCGCTGGGACCCCGACTTCCTCGAGCTGCGCCTGGGCACCAGCGACCTGCCGTCCGACGTCGTCGTCAAGGACTCCACGCGTGAGCAGCACGAGGGCCCGCTGCGCTGGACCGCGCCCGACGTCCCGGTGATCGTGCCGCTGGCGCCCACCGCGGTGCTCGGCGTGTGCGGCCCGTCCGACCAGTGCCTGTCCACCACGTCCTGGCTCATCGCCCAGGTCGCGGCGCTGCACTCCCCCACCGACGCCTCGGTCTGGGTCTTCACCGACCGCGACAACGCCGCCGCGTGGGAGTGGACGAAGTGGCTGCCCCACGCGCGCACCAGCGAGGACCACCCGCGCGCGGCCCGGGTCGCCCTCGACGAGGACGATCGCGCCTCGATGATCTCCGAGCTGACGCACCTGGTCGACCGGCGCAAGGAGCTCGACACCGACGAGCGCGAGGCGCTGCCCTCGGTCGTCGTCGTCCTCGACGGCGCCCGCGAGCTGCGCATGGCGCCCGGCATGACCTCGCTGCTCAAGATGGGCGCGTTCGTGCACGTCTACTTCATCTGCCTCGACCGCACGCGCCGCGAGCTGCCCGAGGAGTGCCGGGCGATCGTCGAGCTGCACGGCGACCTGCTCGACCTCGAGACCACCGCCGAGCGCCACATCGACGCCGTGCGTCGCGACGAGGTCGACGGCGTGTGGCTCGAGCGGCTCGGTCGCGCGGTCGCGCCGATCCGCGACGTCAGCACCGAGGACCTGAGCTCGAGCCTCCCGGCCGCCAGCCGTCTGCTCGACGTGCTGAGCCTGGACTCCCCCACCGGCCAGGACCTCGTCCGCCGCTGGGCCGGCGGCGGCCGCACCACCAAGGCCGTCATCGGCGAGGGCCTCGACGGGCCGTTCCGCATCGACGTGCGCGCCGACGGACCACACGGTCTCATCGCCGGCACCACCGGCTCGGGCAAGTCCGAGCTCCTCCAGACGATCATCGCGTCGCTGGCGGTGGGCAACCGGCCGGACGAGTTCAACTTCGTCCTCATCGACTACAAGGGCGGCGCGGCCTTCATGGACTGCCAGCACCTGCCCCACACCGTCGGCATGGTCACCGACCTCGACGGCCACCTCACGACGCGGGCACTCGAGTCCCTCGGTGCCGAGCTGCGGCGGCGCGAGCACCAGCTCGCCGACGCCGCGGCGAAGGACATCGAGGACTACCTCGCCGCCCGCCAGCCGGGCGACGAGCCGATGCCGCGACTGCTCATCATCATCGACGAATTCGCGGCCCTCGTGGCCGAGCTGCCCGACTTCGTCACCGGCCTGGTCGACGTCGCCCGACGCGGTCGCTCGCTCGGCGTGCACCTGATCCTGGCCACGCAGCGCCCCGCGGGCGTCGTCAACGCCGAGATCAAGTCGAACACCAACCTGCGCATCGCCCTGCGCGTCACCGACGCCAACGACTCCGACGACGTCATCGAGTCCAAGGCGGCCGCCGAGATCCCGAAGTCGTTCCCCGGCCGCGCGTACGCGCGCCTGGGCCACTCGTCGCTGACGCCGTTCCAGAGCTCGCGCGTGGGTGGCCGTCCCGCCGGCACCGAGCGCGCCGAGCTGCGCACCCGCGGCTTCGGCGTCGACGAGCTCGTGGCGCCGCCGTCCGCCGCGACGTCCGACGAGGACGACGTCTCGATCCCCACCGACCTGGCCACCCTGGTCGGCGCGGTGCGCGAGGCGAACGAGCTCATCGGCCTCGAGCCCATGCGCAAGCCGTGGCTGCCGCCGCTGCCCGAGACCCTGGTCCTCGATGACCTCGAGGCGCCCACCGCACCGGACATCGGCGCCGAGCCCGTCATCGCGCCGATCGTCTTCGGTCGCGGCGACCTGCCGCACCTGCAGCAGCAGGAGGTCGCCTCGTGGGACCTGCAGAACGCCGGCCACCTCGTGATCGCCGGCCAGTCGCGGTCGGGCCGCTCGTGGTCGCTGCGCGCCATCGCCGCCGCGATCGCCCGCCAGACCGCGCCCACCGACGTGCACGTCTTCGGCATCGACGCCGGCAACAATGCCCTGCTGCCGCTCGTGTCGCTGCCGCACGTGGGCGCCGTCGTCACCCGCACCCAGATCGACCGGATCTTCCGCCTGTTCGACCACCTCGGTCGTGAGCTCACGCGGCGCCAGCAGCTGCTGGCCGAGCAGGGCTTCGCCGACATCGGCGAGCAGCGCGCGGCGGTCGCCGGCGCCGACCGGCTGCCGTACCTCGTGGTGCTGCTCGACCGGCTCGAGGGCTTCACCAGCGCGTTCGAGTCCGTCGACGGCGGCGTCCTGCTGGAGCGCCTCGTCGGCCTGCTCCAGGAGGGCGTGGGCGCCGGCATCCGCATCGTCATCGGCGCCGACCGCTCGGGCGTGCTCGGTCGGTACGCGCTGCTGGTCGACGACCGGATCGTCCTGTCGATGAGCGACCCGTCCGACTACTCGGTCGTCGGCCTGCCGACGAAGCAGGTGCCCGCGCACATCCCGCCGGGTCGCGGCTTCCGCGCCGGCGAGCGCCCGCAGGAGGTGCAGTTCGCGATGCTCGACGCCTCGGGCGAGGGCACCGCGCAGGTCCGCGCGATCCACGAGCTCGGCCGCGCCGTCTCCGAGCGCTACGGCGACATCCCCCGCGAGCTGCGGCCGCACCGCATCGACGAGCTGCCCGTGGCGATCAGCCTCGACGAGGCGCTCACCCTCGAGCCGTCCGAGGCCGCGCTCAGCCCCAGCTTCATCCCGGTCGGCGTCGGCGGTGACACGCTCGCGTTCGAGGGCTTCGACCCGCTGTCCACCGGCCCGGGCTTCCTCGTCGCCGGTCCTCCGCGCTCGGGCCGCAGCTCGGCGCTCGTCGTGCCGATCGGCCAGCACCTCGCGCACCGGCGCGACGTCCTGGTCATCGCGCCGCGCCGCTCGCCGCTGCGCGACCTCGACGACCGGCGCCTCCAGCAGTTCACCGGCGCCGAGCCCATCGAGGAGATCCGCGAGGCCATCGGGCGCCTGCGCACGCAGCACCTGATCGTCGTCGACGACTTCGAGGTCCTCGGCGCGGACTCGCCGATCGGGCAGCTGCTCGGCGAGACCTACGGCGCGATGCGCGACACGCCGAACGCGATGATCATCGCGGGCGGCATCGACGAGCTCGGCTCGGTCTACCGCGGCCTCCCGTCCGACCTCAAACGCGGTCGCACGGGCCTCATCCTGTCGCCCCGCGCCTCGAACGACGGCGACGTCCTCAACGCCCGCCTCCCCCGCTCGGTCGGCGCCGCGGTCCCACCCGGCCGCGGCCTCCTCATCAACCCCACCGGCTACCGCTGGGTCCAGGTCCCCAAGGCCTGA